A single Macaca mulatta isolate MMU2019108-1 chromosome 11, T2T-MMU8v2.0, whole genome shotgun sequence DNA region contains:
- the LOC709790 gene encoding NKG2-C type II integral membrane protein isoform X2: MNKQRGTFSEVSLAQDPKRQQRKPKGNKSSISGTEQEIFQVELNLQNPSVNHQGIDQIYDCQGLLPPPEKLTAEVLGIICIVLMATVLKTVVLIPYKPEQSNSSPNTRTQKVLEQNNSFPNTRTQKVRHCGHCPEEWITYSNSCYYIGKEKRTWAESLLACTSKNSSLLSIDNEEEMKFLTAISPSTWTGVFRDSSHHPWVTINGLTFKHEIKDSDHAEYNCAMLHLDRLKSVQCGSSKRYYCKHKL; encoded by the exons atgaataaacaaagaGGAACCTTCTCAGAAGTGAGTCTGGCCCAGGATCCAAAGAGGCAGCAAAGGAAACCTAAAGGCAATAAAAGCTCCATTTCAGGAACCGAACAGGAAATATTCCAAGTAGAATTAAACCTTCAAAATCCTTCTGTGAATCATCAAGGGATTGATCAAATATATGACTGCCAAG GTTTACTGCCACCTCCAGAGAAGCTCACTGCTGAGGTCCTGGGAATCATTTGCATTGTCCTGATGGCCACTGTGTTAAAAACAGTGGTTCTTATTCCTT ATAAACCGGAGCAGAGCAATTCTTCCCCGAATACAAGAACCCAGAaag TCCTGGAGCAGAACAATTCTTTCCCGAATACAAGAACCCAGAAag TACGTCACTGTGGCCATTGTCCTGAGGAGTGGATTACATATTCCAACAGTTGTTATTACATTGGCAAGGAAAAAAGAACTTGGGCAGAGAGTTTGCTGGCCTGTACTTCAAAGAACTCTAGTCTGCTTTCTATAGATAATGAAGAAGAAATG aaatttctGACTGCCATTTCACCATCCACATGGACTGGTGTGTTTCGTGACAGCAGTCATCATCCATGGGTGACAATCAACGGTCTGACTTTCAAACATGA GATCAAAGACTCAGATCATGCTGAATATAACTGTGCAATGCTACATCTAGATAGACTTAAATCAGTCCAGTGTGGATCTTCAAAAAGATATTATTGTAAGCATAAGCTTTAG
- the LOC709790 gene encoding NKG2-C type II integral membrane protein isoform X1: MNKQRGTFSEVSLAQDPKRQQRKPKGNKSSISGTEQEIFQVELNLQNPSVNHQGIDQIYDCQGLLPPPEKLTAEVLGIICIVLMATVLKTVVLIPFLEQNNSFPNTRTQKVRHCGHCPEEWITYSNSCYYIGKEKRTWAESLLACTSKNSSLLSIDNEEEMKFLTAISPSTWTGVFRDSSHHPWVTINGLTFKHEIKDSDHAEYNCAMLHLDRLKSVQCGSSKRYYCKHKL, encoded by the exons atgaataaacaaagaGGAACCTTCTCAGAAGTGAGTCTGGCCCAGGATCCAAAGAGGCAGCAAAGGAAACCTAAAGGCAATAAAAGCTCCATTTCAGGAACCGAACAGGAAATATTCCAAGTAGAATTAAACCTTCAAAATCCTTCTGTGAATCATCAAGGGATTGATCAAATATATGACTGCCAAG GTTTACTGCCACCTCCAGAGAAGCTCACTGCTGAGGTCCTGGGAATCATTTGCATTGTCCTGATGGCCACTGTGTTAAAAACAGTGGTTCTTATTCCTT TCCTGGAGCAGAACAATTCTTTCCCGAATACAAGAACCCAGAAag TACGTCACTGTGGCCATTGTCCTGAGGAGTGGATTACATATTCCAACAGTTGTTATTACATTGGCAAGGAAAAAAGAACTTGGGCAGAGAGTTTGCTGGCCTGTACTTCAAAGAACTCTAGTCTGCTTTCTATAGATAATGAAGAAGAAATG aaatttctGACTGCCATTTCACCATCCACATGGACTGGTGTGTTTCGTGACAGCAGTCATCATCCATGGGTGACAATCAACGGTCTGACTTTCAAACATGA GATCAAAGACTCAGATCATGCTGAATATAACTGTGCAATGCTACATCTAGATAGACTTAAATCAGTCCAGTGTGGATCTTCAAAAAGATATTATTGTAAGCATAAGCTTTAG
- the LOC709790 gene encoding NKG2-C type II integral membrane protein isoform 1 (isoform 1 is encoded by transcript variant 1; The RefSeq protein has 3 substitutions compared to this genomic sequence), with amino-acid sequence MNKQRGTFSEVSLAQDPKRQQRKPKGNKSSISGTEQEIFQVELNLQNPSLNHQGIDQIYDCQGLLPPPEKLTAEVLGIICIVLMATVLKTVVLIPFLEQNNSFPNTRTQKVRHCGHCPEEWITYSNSCYYIGKEKRTWAESLLACTSKNSSLLSIDNEEEMKFLTAISPSTWIGVFRDSSHHPWVTINGLTFKHEIKDSNHAEYNCAMLHLDRLKSVQCGSSKRYY; translated from the exons atgaataaacaaagaGGAACCTTCTCAGAAGTGAGTCTGGCCCAGGATCCAAAGAGGCAGCAAAGGAAACCTAAAGGCAATAAAAGCTCCATTTCAGGAACCGAACAGGAAATATTCCAAGTAGAATTAAACCTTCAAAATCCTTCTGTGAATCATCAAGGGATTGATCAAATATATGACTGCCAAG GTTTACTGCCACCTCCAGAGAAGCTCACTGCTGAGGTCCTGGGAATCATTTGCATTGTCCTGATGGCCACTGTGTTAAAAACAGTGGTTCTTATTCCTT TCCTGGAGCAGAACAATTCTTTCCCGAATACAAGAACCCAGAAag TACGTCACTGTGGCCATTGTCCTGAGGAGTGGATTACATATTCCAACAGTTGTTATTACATTGGCAAGGAAAAAAGAACTTGGGCAGAGAGTTTGCTGGCCTGTACTTCAAAGAACTCTAGTCTGCTTTCTATAGATAATGAAGAAGAAATG aaatttctGACTGCCATTTCACCATCCACATGGACTGGTGTGTTTCGTGACAGCAGTCATCATCCATGGGTGACAATCAACGGTCTGACTTTCAAACATGA GATCAAAGACTCAGATCATGCTGAATATAACTGTGCAATGCTACATCTAGATAGACTTAAATCAGTCCAGTGTGGATCTTCAAAAAGATATTATT ag
- the LOC709790 gene encoding NKG2-C type II integral membrane protein isoform 2 (isoform 2 is encoded by transcript variant 2; The RefSeq protein has 2 substitutions compared to this genomic sequence): MNKQRGTFSEVSLAQDPKRQQRKPKGNKSSISGTEQEIFQVELNLQNPSLNHQGIDQIYDCQGLLPPPEKLTAEVLGIICIVLMATVLKTVVLIPFLEQNNSFPNTRTQKVRHCGHCPEEWITYSNSCYYIGKEKRTWAESLLACTSKNSSLLSIDNEEEMKFLTAISPSTWIGVFRDSSHHPWVTINGLTFKHEDGISSC; encoded by the exons atgaataaacaaagaGGAACCTTCTCAGAAGTGAGTCTGGCCCAGGATCCAAAGAGGCAGCAAAGGAAACCTAAAGGCAATAAAAGCTCCATTTCAGGAACCGAACAGGAAATATTCCAAGTAGAATTAAACCTTCAAAATCCTTCTGTGAATCATCAAGGGATTGATCAAATATATGACTGCCAAG GTTTACTGCCACCTCCAGAGAAGCTCACTGCTGAGGTCCTGGGAATCATTTGCATTGTCCTGATGGCCACTGTGTTAAAAACAGTGGTTCTTATTCCTT TCCTGGAGCAGAACAATTCTTTCCCGAATACAAGAACCCAGAAag TACGTCACTGTGGCCATTGTCCTGAGGAGTGGATTACATATTCCAACAGTTGTTATTACATTGGCAAGGAAAAAAGAACTTGGGCAGAGAGTTTGCTGGCCTGTACTTCAAAGAACTCTAGTCTGCTTTCTATAGATAATGAAGAAGAAATG aaatttctGACTGCCATTTCACCATCCACATGGACTGGTGTGTTTCGTGACAGCAGTCATCATCCATGGGTGACAATCAACGGTCTGACTTTCAAACATGA agatgggatttcatcatgttga